The Haloterrigena turkmenica DSM 5511 genome includes the window ACTCGAGGGAGGGCGGCCAGCGTGTTAGGGCCGTCGACCCGCGCCGAATCGCGGGACGCAGAGTCCTCCCGATAATTGACACGGTCGTGACGTTCATAGTCGCCTTCTCCGCTATTGCAGGTATGTCCTCCGACGAGGGCGGGGCGCTGTCGAAGCGGCCGCTGTTGCGACGAGCGCTGTTGCCGATGATCGTGTTCTGTGTGGTGGTCGCGGTGACGATCGGAGGGTTCGTCGCGCTCGCCGACATCGATCTCGTCGAAGCGGCCTACTGGCTGATCACGCCGGAGAACATCGGCATCCACTTCCGGGACCACTCGGGGCCCGAGACCGTGACCAAGGGGTTCGCGGTGGTCTCCCGACTGGCGCAGATCGTCACCGGGCTGTGGATCGGCCAGACCGTCGCGTCGGCCCTGTTCGGGGGACAGCTCACGGAGGAACTCAAACGCGTGACCCAAGAGAAGAAGATAGCGACGTTCTCCGACCACGTAGTGATCTGTGGCTACGGCATGTTCGGAGAGACCATCGCATACCAGTTGAACGGAGCGGGGAAGGACGTCGTCGTCATCGAGAGCGACGACGACAAAGCGAGTCAGGTCGAACGCGACGGCCACCTCGTCATCGACGGCGACGCGCGCCAGGAGCCGACCCTCGAGCGCGCCGGGATCGAGGACGCGGCGACCGTCGTCGCGGCGATCGACGATTCGAACGTCAACCTCCAGATCAGCGTCCTCGCGAGCCAGCTCGCGCCCGAGGCGACGCTCATCGTCCGCGTCGGCGAGCAGACGTACGCGTCGACGGCCCGCCGCGCGGGCGCCGACACCGTGGTCATCCCGGAGATCATGAGCGGGAGCGACATCGCCGGCGAGCTGACGGACTGAGCGACGAGGCGCTCTCGCGGCGGCGGGACCGTCCGGCGACCGCGATCCGGCCGCTTATCCGCCGGAAGCCCCGAGACATCCCGCATGAGCCGTCCCGTGCTGATCGATACGGATCCGGGTTGCGACGACGCCGTGGCGCTCCTGGCCGCCCTCGAGCACGCGTCCCTCGAGGTCGTCGGGCTGACGACCGTCCACGGGAACGCGCCGGTCGAGGACACGACGCGAAACGCCCGCGCGATCCTCGAGGCGGTCGACCGGACGGACGTCCCCGTCGCGAGGGGCGCCGACCGGCCGCTGCTGGTCGACCTCGAGACGTCCGAATACGTCCACGGTGGGGGCGGGCTCCGCGGTGACCTTCCGGATCCGGGGCCGGCGACCGAGCCGGGCGACGTCCACGCCGCACGGCGCATCGTCGAGCAGGCCCGCGCCCACGACGGCGACCTCGCGCTCGCAACGATCGGCCCGCTGACGAACGTCGCGCTCGCCCACGCGATGGAACCCGCCTTGCCCGAGTTACTCGACGAACTGATCGTCATGGGCGGCGCGGCCTTCGCGTCGGGGAACGTCACGCCGCTGGCGGAGGCGAACTTCCACTCCGATCCCCACGCCGCCCGCCGGGTCGTCCGGGACTGCGAGCCGACGATAGTCGGGCTTGACGTGACGGCGCGGGCCGCGGTCCCGCCCGAGCGGGTCGACGGGCTCGAGCGGGACGGGCCGCTGGGACGGTCGCTTTACGAGTGGCTCACCTACTACGACGCCGACCGCCTCGAGCGCTACGGCATCGAATCGGCCGCGATCCACGACGCGCTCGTGATCGCAGAACTGATCGACGACGGCGTGCTCGAAACCCGATCGTATCCGATGGAGGTCGCTGCCGACGGCGACCTCGCGCGGGGCGCGCTGGTCGTCGACGAGAACGGCGTGACCGGGGCGGCGGAAAACGGCGAGGTAGCGATCGAGGCCGACTACGAGCGGTACCGGGAACTGATGAGCGCGTCGCTCGAGCGCGTTCTCGAGCGGATCGAAGCGGAACCGTGAGTAGATATCGACTAGAGAGGGAGTGGCAATTCCAGCCACCAGCAGGGACGGGACACTCGTTTTCGTCCCGCCCCGTTCGAGTTAGCCCGTGAAAAACCTCTCAGAGGCCTGAATTCGGGTCGGTCGTTCTCTTGTTGTGGCAACGAGGAATCGCCTCGCCCTCCCCAGCCGGTTCACTCACTGCGTCTGCTCACGGCGCAAAGCGCCGTTCGCATGGTATGCGGGACCTTCGGTCCCGCACTATTCGTTCACCCCTCGCACGGTTTCGGACCGCGGCTCGCTGCCGCTCACCCCGGTCCAGCGCACGCCATCACACGTCGATTCCGGACGGGGCGGGAGAGCGCCACGAGGGTACTCACCGGTCGTCGCCGACGGCCCCGAACGCATCTTCGAGCGCTCGTTCGACCGTTCCGCGTTCGGGTATCGCGTTCTGGACGCCCGCAGTCTCGGTCGCGACCTCGAGGTCCGAGAGGTCGCGACTCGCCTCGACGCGGACGGTCTCGCCCGCGGCCGGAACCTAGTCGTACCGGGCCTCGAGGTCGCGGACCCGTTCGGCCGGCAGGTACCACGTTCGGTCGACGTTGACGCTGCCGAGAGTCACGACATCGGGCATTCGGTGCCGGATGCGTCCGCGAGGGAAAAATATCGGTCGGGATTACCGCCGGATGTCGTCGCGGTCGTCCTCCAGCCGGGGGTGGACCGTCTCCCAGTTGTTCGGCAGCACGGGGCCCTCAAGCAGCGGATCACCGGTCGCGTCCATCCACTCGAGCAGGTCCGTTCGAAGCTCGTCGCGAACGGTCTCGGTAGCCGGATCGTCCGGGTCGTCCCCCGCCGCGAGGTTCTCCCGCTCGAGCGGGTCGGCCTCGAGGTCGTATAGTTCCTCGTAGGGTCGCTGCACGCCGTAGTAGTCCTCGTGGACCTCCCGACCCGCCGCGCTGCAGAAGACGTCCGTCGTCATGTAGACTGCGGGTAGGTGCCAGAAATTACGGATATACTTCCAGCGGTCGGTTCGGATGGCCCGGATCGGGTTGTATCGATCGTGCCAGGTCATCCCCGAGAAGACCCGGTCGCGGGGCTTGTAGGCGTCCTTGCCAGCGGCTCCGTTCGTGCCGCCGCCGTTCCCGCCGTCGAACAACTGCGGCGCGAAACTCTGCCCCGCGATGTCGTCCCCATCGGTGTCGACGCCGGGGACCGGCGCGTCCCCGATATCGAGCAGCGTCGCGAAGACGTCGACGTTGCTCACGAGGTCGTCGACGACCCGGCCCGACGCGAGGGTTCCCGGTTGGGCCATCAGCAGAGCCGCCTCGATGCCGGCGTCGAAACAGGTGCCCTTCGCGCGCGGCATCGCCAGCCCGTGTTCGGTCGTGAAGAGCAGGAGGGTGTCTTCGGCCAGTCCCTCGTTCTCGAGGGCGTCGACGATCGTTCCGACGCCGTCGTCGATCGCGCGGACCATCCCGTTCATTCCGGCGATGTCCGACCGGATACCGGGCCGATCGGGGAGGAACTCGAGGGGCTCGACCGCGTTGGGATCGGGGGCGTCGTACCGCTCGCCGTCGAAGCTGAACCCGCCGTCCACCGCGATGCGGTGGAGTTCGAAGAAGCCGACCGAGGCGAAGAACGGATCGTCGCGGTCGCCCGCCTCGAGCCACCCCGCGACGTCGGCGGCGACGGTGCGTGCGCGGGCGCCCTCGTGGACCGACGTCGGGGTTTCGCTCGTCAGGGACTCCTCGTTGTGCGTCAGATCGTAGCCGAGTCGTTCGGGGTACTCGGTGACGTGCTGGAGTCCGAAGCGGTGCGTCTCGTAGCCGGCCTCGCCGAGTAACTCCGGCAGGAATCGCTCGTGGGGGCCGACCTCCCAGTTGCCGTGGGCGAGTCCGAGCATCCCGTTCTGGTGGGGGTGACGGCCGGTCATCAGACTCGAGCGACTCGGCGAACACTGCGGGGCCGTCACGAAGTGGCGATCGAACCGGACGCCCGCCGCGGCGAGGCCGTCGATCCGTGGCGTCTCGACGCCGGCGCCGCAACAGCCCACGTACTTCCCCAGATCGTGGCAGTGGATGAGAACGATGTGTGGCGGCATGAACGCCGTCTACGGCGACGAGGGGAGTAAGGATTCGGACCCGACCGTCCGAGAGAGGCTCTCTCGGCGCCGAATATCGGCGCTCCGAACACGTTCCGATATCGTGAATCACCTGCATACTCCGGGCGGGTGGCCTTCCCTCCGAGGGGCGGAGTAGGGGTAACCATGGCCGAGTCAGTCGATTCACCCGATTCATCAGACGTCGACGCAGCGTCGGCTAACGGACGTGATCCGGAGTCACATTCCACTGTGCGGAACGTCGTGCTCGTCGTCCTCGATACCGCACGGGCGACGAGTACGGGGCCGAAGACGACGCCGAATCTGAACCGCCTCGCGGCCGACGGAACCCACTTCGACAACGCCTTCGCGACCGCACCCTGGACGCTCCCGTCTCACGCCTCGATGTTCACCGGGACCTATCCCTCCGAGCACGGCACCCACGGCGGACACACCTATCTCGACGACGAGTTGCGGACCCTCCCAGAGTCCTTCGCCGATTCCGGATACGAGACGATCGGCGTCTCGAACAACACCTGGATCACCGAGGAGTTCGGCTTCGACCGCGGCTTCGACGACCTCCGGAAGGGCTGGCAGTACATCCAGTCCGACGCGGACATGGGCGCCGTCGTCCGCGGCGAGGACCTCCGGGAAAAGCTCCAGGCGACCCGGAACCGGCTCTTCGACGGCAACCCGCTGGTCAACGCCGCGAACATCCTCTACAGCGAGGCCCTCCAGCCCGCGGGCGACGACGGCGCCGACCGATCGACGACCTGGATCACCAACTGGCTCGACGATCGCGACGACAGCCGTCCGTTCTTCCTGTTCTGTAACTTCATCGAACCCCACGTCGAGTACGATCCGCCCCGCGAGTACGCCGAGCGGTTCCTCCCAGACGGCGCGAGCGTCGACGAGGCACTCGCCATCCGGCAGGACCCCCGCGCCTACGACTGCGAGGACTACGGCCTCTCCGAACGGGACTTCGCCCTGCTCCGCGGGCTCTACCGGGCCGAACTCGCCTACGTCGACGAGCAGCTCGGACGGCTCCGGGCGGCCCTCGAGGACGCCGGCGAGTGGGAGGACACCCTCTTCGTCGTCTGCGGCGACCACGGCGAGCACATCGGCGACCACGGCTTCTTCGGCCACCAGTACAACCTCTACGACACCCTGATCAACGTCCCGCTGGTCTGCCACGGCGGCCCCTTCACCGACGGCGGCCAGCGCGAGGACCTCGTCCAGTTGCTCGACCTCCCCGCCACGCTGCTCGAGACCGCGGGGATCGACGATCCCGAACTGCGCGCGCAGTGGTCCAGCCGCTCGTTCCACCCCGCGTCGGACGACGACCCCCGAGACGCCGTCTTCGCGGAGTACGTCGCCCCCCAGCCCTCGATCGACCGCCTCGAGGCCCGCTTCGACGAACTTCCCGACCGCGTCTACGAGTACGACCGTCGCCTCCGGGCCGTCCGGACGCGCGAGTACAAGTACGTCCGCGGCGACGACGGGTACGACCGGCTCCACGACGTCGAGACCGACCCGCTCGAGCGCGACGACATCGCCGCACGGGAGCCCGAGCAGGTGCGAGCGATGCAGCGGCGCCTCGAGGAGCGGTTCGACCCGCTCGCCGAGGCCGGCGAGAGCGGCGAGGTCGAGATGCGCGAGGGGACCAAGGAGCGACTCGCGGATCTGGGGTATCTCTAAGGCGGGACGATCGGGTTCGGACGCTTCTGTATCGGTCGTGTGGACTGTGCGCTCGAGACGCGACTCTCGAGGGAAACCGGTCGCTGAGTATCGCCCCTCCACCTCGCTCCACTCTGGACGAAGCAACCGGCGTGCGGTGGCACGCGCTGGACCGCGGCGAACGGGCAGTGAGGCGCGGTCCGATGCCGTGCGAGGGATGAGTGAGCAGAGCGAGCGAATCGGCTGGGGAGGATGTGGCAATCCCTAGCCGCCAGGATGAGCAGCACGCTATCTCTCGACTACCGTGGCAACGAGGAGTGACCACTCCCTCCCCAGCCGATTCGCTCGCTCTTTCCAGTCGCTCGCTCATCCCTCGCGCACTATCGTCGACCGATCCTCGTTTTCGTTCACGGCTCACGCTGTTCGCCGTTCACTTTCGAGGTGCTCACTTCGTTCACACCTCGCTTTCCTCGGACACGGTCGACAGCGCGCGCCACCGCACGCCGGTTCAGTGGGCCGGAGCGACGCGATGAACGGATAATGAGCAACAGTGACGGCCGATCCACCTCATCATCAAACGGCCAGTCGTACACGCGGAGACGTTTGGCGCTCGAGTCGAACCGTCGTCGCATGTCCGCGTTCGGCGCCGCCGAAACGACGCCCCTCCCGTTCCCCGTCCGGATCCTCCACGACCGCACCGCCGACCGCCTCGAGATCGTCGCCGACGTCTCGCCGGCCGAAATTGATGACCTCACTGTCGAGGCGGGCGCGACTCGAGTCCAGATTGCGATCGACCGCGACGACGAGCGCTACGCCCGCGTCCTGTCGCCGCTGGCGTCGATCCCCCTGCGGCGGGCCTTCGGTGACGGTCGCAGCGCCGTCTACAACAACGGCGTGCTGACGATCTCGCTCGAGACGACGCGTCGTCGAACGCGATAATCGACTGTCGAGCCCCGAGACCGGTATTGCGAGGCCGACGTTCGATCGGGCTATCGACGATGGACCCGATAGGAGACGCTACGCGAAGGACGATTTCGTCGATAGCGTCAACGCCATCGCCGAATCCGGCGAGCCGCTCGGCGCCAACGCCCACGGGCAGAGCAGCGTCGTCGGCAAACTCGTCGCAATGGAGTCCGAGCGAGTCGACGACCGGACGCAGCTCGTGTTGCTCGAGGGTGATCACGGCTTCCGACCGGACGACTCGTCGACCGCGGAAGCCGTCGTGCGCGTGCCTGCAGCATCCTTTTGCTCGCGAGTCCGATACGATGGACTCGAGCCGACGGATCGACCGCCGATCGACCGACCCGCGACCGAACACCCGATGTCATCACAGAACGCTCGTCTCGAGACCGGCGGCTTCGTTCCCTTCTATCGGTCCTACACGAAGACGTGGATCCACGCCGTCGCGACGGCCGGCCTGACCGCGTTCGGGACGCTGACGATCGTCCACCGCTGGTTCGCCGCGCTCGCGCTCGCGTCGTACGTCGTGCCGCCGATCGTGCTCTACCTGCGCCACGGTCGGGGCGACGACCGGGCGGACGCGGACCGCGACGCGTCGGCGCCCGAACGCGGCGACTCGCCAACGGCATCCGAACCGGAACCCGACACGCCGGAACCGAATCGCGAAATCGAATCGGACCGCACTGGGCCGGATCCCGACACGTCAGGACCGAGCCGCGCCGACCCGGACACGACGGCTGCAACGGATGCGACCGGCGCACTCGAGGAAGACGACTCAAGCGGTGAACGGGACGAGTCCACCGAGAGCGACGACAGTATCGAGCGCGACGAGACCACCGGGAGCAGCGACACCGCCGAATCGACCGCGGCCGATGAGACGCCAGGAGCCGTGACTCGAGACGCTCGAGCGGAACCAGCACCCGAATCCGAGCGGGGGTGGCACACCGTCGAGGCGCCCACGGACGCGACGCTGCGCGACGTCGCGGTCGCCGCAGCCGACGACACCGCGGACTCGAGCGCCGCCTACGCGGTCGGTGACGGCGGGATCGTCCTCGCTAACGCGGGCGACGAGTGGACGTCCGTCCTCGAGGACGGCCCCGCCGCGGGGGGCCACGACCTCCGCGGAGTCGACGCGACGGCCGATGGCGAGGCGGCCTGGGTCGCGGGCGACAGCGGCGCGCTGGGGCGGATCGACGCCGAGACGGGCCGCCACACGGACTTCACGGCTCCCGAGGATATCACCGACAACTGGCTGGGGGTCGCCGTCGGCGGCGCGAGCGGCGCGGAGACGGTCCTCCTGATCAACGGCTCCGGGGCAGTGCTCCGCGGGACGTACGACGACGGTGACGGTCGCGCCCTCGAGTGGACCGGGCCCGAGAAACCCGGCAGCGGCTCGAGTCTCTCCGGCGTCGCGCTCGCCGACGACGTGATCGGCTACTGCTGTGATACCAACGACGGCGTCTACGAGACGACCGACGGCGGCGAGTCGTTCGACCGCGTCGGACTCGAGGGCGCCGACGGGACGCTCACCGACGTCGCGACCGCGGGCCGGGACGACTGTCTGGTGAGCGCGGACGACGGCGTCGTCCACCGTTACGACGGACCGACCTGGACGCCCGAACGGGTCGCCGACGACGCGCTGACCGGTATCGCCCGCCGCGAGGAGCGGACGATGGCGTGTGCGGCCGACGGCGCGGTCCACGAGCGCGCCGGCGGAGCCGCCGGCTGGGAGCGCACCGATACCGACGCCGCCGGCGCGCTGCTGGCCGTCTCGATCGGCGCGGCGCGAGCGGTCGCCGTCGGCGAGGACGGGACGATCGTCGCTCGAGGATGAGATCGAACGATCGCAGCCCGAAAGCGAAACCGATCCTCGACCGAGGTTGACAGCGTTATGTCCCTCGAGTCCGACTGTTCGGACAGTGAGCGAAACGCGAACGGACCGGGATCGGTGTCGCCTCTGTGGAACCGCGCTCGAGGAGTCGCCCGGCGAGCCCGTCTCCGCGGGAGCCGACGGCCCGTTCTGCTCGACAGGGTGTCGGGATATCGCCGCGGAGCTCGGCGCCGGCGAGGGCGGTGCGGACGGCGATCCGGGATTCGCCGACGAGGAGCGAACGAACGCTGACGAGACACTCGAGGACGATCGCTCCACGGATCTCGAGCGGTCGTTCTTCCGGATCGATGGGATGCACTCGGCGCAGTGCGAGGCGTACCTCGAGTCGGTCGCCGAGGGTCGCGACGGCGTCGCGGACGCGGCGGCCAGTTACGTCACGGAGACGGTCCGGGTCGATCACGATTCCGATCGGATCACGGCCGAGGCGCTCGAGGACGCGCTGAGCACGACCGGCTACACGGCCTACCGCCGCGAGGAGGCCGCCGAGGACGACGACGCGGCGAGCGACGAGAGCACGACCCGCCGGTCTCGCGAGATGCAGGGGGTCCGGAAACGTCGCTCGGAGAACGTCCTCGAGGTCCGCTACATCGTCGGGATCGTCTTCGGCTCGTTTCTGCTGGTTCCGTACGTCACGACGTTCTACCCGATGTATCTCGCCGCGTTCACCGACTACTGGCTGTTCGAACAGTTCGCACAGCAGTTCGACAGCGGCGAGGTCAGCCTCTACGCCCCGCTGTTCATGGGGATGACCGGTGCCATTCTCTACCTGACCGGCCGGCCGCTCCTGCGGGGGGCGTACGTGAGCCTGAAGCTCCGCGAGCCGAGCACGCACCTGCTGGCGACGCTGACCATCGTGGCCGCCTACGCCGCCGGAGGAATCGCCTTCGTCCGCGGCGGACCGGATCTCTACTTCGACCTTACGATCCTCGTCGCCGCGATCGTGATGGGCGCGATCTTCTACGAGGAGACGGTCAAACGCGACGCCCTGAACCGGCTGACCGACCTCACGATCTCGCAGGTCGGTACGGCCCGGGTCCTCGAGTCCGACGGAGCGACGCGGGAGGTGCCGGTCGCGGACATCGCGGCCGACGACCGCCTGCTCGTTCGCGCGGGCGAGCGCATCCCGGTCGACGGCCGCCTCGCCGAGGGGCCGTGTACCGTCGACGAGGCGGTCGTCACCGGCGAGTCGCTGCCGGTCTCGAAGACCGACGGCGACCCGGTTATCGGCGGCTCGGTCGTCACCGATGGCGCCGCGGTCGTCGCCGTCGACGACGAGACGACGAGCAGCATCGACCGGCTGACGCGGACCGTCTGGAACCTCCAGAGCGCGGACCACGGCGTCCAGCGCCGGGCCGACGCGCTCGCCGGCACCGCGCTTCCGATCGTCGTCGCCGCGGCCGTCGTCGCGGGGCTGGCCGCCGTTGTCCTCGACGGAACCGTGTTCGGGGTCGCCGCGGCCGTCTGTCTGGCGCTCATCGCCGCGAGCCCGTGGGCGTTCGCGTTCGCGACGCCGATATCGATCGCCTCGAGCATCCGCGACGCCCTCGAGCGCGGGATCGTCGTCTTCGACGAGAGCGTCTTCGAACGCCTGCGCGAGATCGACGTCGTCGTCTTCGACAAGACGGGGACGCTGACGACCGGCGAGATGACCGTCCTCGAGGCCGACGCGCCGGAGGATCTTCTTCGAGCGGCCGCCGCGGTCGAGCGCCGGGCCTCGCATCCGGCGGCCACGGCGATCGCGGACGCCTTCGGGGACTCGAATGACGCCGCACCGGACACTCGAGCCGATGGCGGCGTCGTCGACGACGCCACGGACAGCGAGGAGAGCGAGGACGGCGCCGAATCCAGAACAGTTCGAGAGTTCGAGCGCCACGCCACCGGCGTCGAGGGGATCGTCGACGGCCGGCGGGTCCTCGTCGGTCACCCCGACCTCTTCCGGGAGCGGGGATGGGACCTCGGGGACGAACTCGCAGACCGCATCGCCGAGGCGCGGGCGGCCGGCCACTTGCCCGTCGTCGTCGGTCGGGAGGGTCGCGCGGAGGGGCTCATCGTCGTCGGTGACGAGCCCCGACCAGAGTGGGCGGAGACGGTGACGGCGCTGGCCGACGAGGGCGTCGACGTCGTGGTCCTCACCGGTGACGACGGCTCGGCGGCGGCTAGCTTCCGGGAGCATTCGGGCGTCACGCGGGTCTTCGCGAACGTCCCGCCCGCGGGCAAGACCGCGGCGATCCGCCGGCTGCGCGCCGAAGGTCGCGTGGCGATGGTCGGCGACGGCACCAACGACGCGCCGGCGCTGGCGGCGGCGGATCTGGGACTCTCGCTGGGCGGCGGGACGGCGCTGGCCGCCGACGCGGCCGATCTCGCGATCGTCGAGGACGACCTCGCCGCGGTCGAGCGCGCGTTCGCCCTCGCGCGGGCCGCCCGCCGTCGAGTCGTTCGGAACCTCGGCCTGGCGCTGGGCTACAACGCGATCGTGATCCCCGTCGCGCTGGCGGGCCTGCTGAATCCGGTCGTCACGACCGGCGCGCTGACCGTCACCGGGCTGGCGATCGTCGGCAACTCCCTGCGCGAACTGGTCGGCGACGAGTGAGCCAGCCGACGGATCCGAGCTAGACGAGCCCGATCGAACTCGCGACGAAGAACGCCGCGAGCAGCGCACAGAGAACGCTTCCGACGGCCAGCGGGACGTTCTCCATGGCCTTCTCGTGGATCGGCATGGCCGCGTACTCCTCACGGAAGGCCTCGAGGTTCGCCTCGTCGTAGAAGTACTTCGTCTCGAGCGCGAACCGCTCGGTGACGGCACAGCCGGTACAGACGGAGTCGTCCTCGAGTCGCTCCGTTTTCGTGTGCTCCTCGCAGTTGACGCTCCCACAGTTGTCGCAGTAGGTGTAGGTCTCGCTCGCGCCCGCCGTCTCGCAGTGGACGCACTCTTGGAGGTCGTTTCGCGTGGTCGCCCGCGAGGGGCCGGCGGCGCGGTAGGCGTACCGATAATCGTACTCGCCCAGCGAGAGTCGAGACCGGACGTGCGGGACGTAGACGGGATCGATCTCGCGGACCGAGATATCCGACCGCTTGGGCGTGCAGGTCTTCTCGTAGTCGACGTTGTTGTCGCCCGTGTAGTGGACCGTCGTCGTCTGTGCCTGCCGGAGGCGGTCGATCGTCCACTCCTTGTACTCGGTTTCAGTTTGCCCGAACCGGCGGCGTTCGACGCCGTCGAAGGTCGACTCGAGGTCGGCCGCCTCGAGATCGATGCGGGACGCCGAGGAGTTCGCGACGAGATCGCGAACGTCGCCGGTCGCGACCTGCGGTTCGTCGCGGTCGGCGCGGATCGCGAGGGCGGTCGTCTCGTCGATCCGGTGGATGACGCCGACCGAGGTCTCGAAGGTCGCGTCGGTCGTCGCGCGGACGGTGACCATCGGCTCGAGGGCGACCGTCGTCTCGGGCGTCGGAATCGTCGCGGCCTCAAGGTTCTCGATCTCGCGAACGGCCTCGAAGACGGGCGCGTCCCGGCCGGCAGTGGGGTGGGTCGGCCGGAGCGCTTCCTCGCAGAGGATCTCGATCCGCCCGTTGTAGAGATCGAGGCCGATCTCCGCGCCGATCTCCCGGAGGTCCCGACCGTCGAGGAGTTCGACGCCGCCCTCCCGGTTCGACCCCAGGTTCGCGGCGTACTCGCGTGCGGGCTCGGTAAACCGGCCGGTCGTCACGACCATCCCGCGGACCGGCCCGTCGTAGTCGTAGGTCGCGACCGCCGAGTGGAGTTTCTGGATGACCGGCCGGCTGACGGTTCCCGTGTGTTTGCACTCGACGACGACCGCCCGGCGGCGGCC containing:
- a CDS encoding potassium channel family protein, with the translated sequence MSSDEGGALSKRPLLRRALLPMIVFCVVVAVTIGGFVALADIDLVEAAYWLITPENIGIHFRDHSGPETVTKGFAVVSRLAQIVTGLWIGQTVASALFGGQLTEELKRVTQEKKIATFSDHVVICGYGMFGETIAYQLNGAGKDVVVIESDDDKASQVERDGHLVIDGDARQEPTLERAGIEDAATVVAAIDDSNVNLQISVLASQLAPEATLIVRVGEQTYASTARRAGADTVVIPEIMSGSDIAGELTD
- a CDS encoding sulfatase family protein encodes the protein MPPHIVLIHCHDLGKYVGCCGAGVETPRIDGLAAAGVRFDRHFVTAPQCSPSRSSLMTGRHPHQNGMLGLAHGNWEVGPHERFLPELLGEAGYETHRFGLQHVTEYPERLGYDLTHNEESLTSETPTSVHEGARARTVAADVAGWLEAGDRDDPFFASVGFFELHRIAVDGGFSFDGERYDAPDPNAVEPLEFLPDRPGIRSDIAGMNGMVRAIDDGVGTIVDALENEGLAEDTLLLFTTEHGLAMPRAKGTCFDAGIEAALLMAQPGTLASGRVVDDLVSNVDVFATLLDIGDAPVPGVDTDGDDIAGQSFAPQLFDGGNGGGTNGAAGKDAYKPRDRVFSGMTWHDRYNPIRAIRTDRWKYIRNFWHLPAVYMTTDVFCSAAGREVHEDYYGVQRPYEELYDLEADPLERENLAAGDDPDDPATETVRDELRTDLLEWMDATGDPLLEGPVLPNNWETVHPRLEDDRDDIRR
- a CDS encoding restriction endonuclease, whose translation is MAILDDLSGYEFEDLMEDVFRHCGYENVRQSRRTADEGRDILMEEVVDGRRRAVVVECKHTGTVSRPVIQKLHSAVATYDYDGPVRGMVVTTGRFTEPAREYAANLGSNREGGVELLDGRDLREIGAEIGLDLYNGRIEILCEEALRPTHPTAGRDAPVFEAVREIENLEAATIPTPETTVALEPMVTVRATTDATFETSVGVIHRIDETTALAIRADRDEPQVATGDVRDLVANSSASRIDLEAADLESTFDGVERRRFGQTETEYKEWTIDRLRQAQTTTVHYTGDNNVDYEKTCTPKRSDISVREIDPVYVPHVRSRLSLGEYDYRYAYRAAGPSRATTRNDLQECVHCETAGASETYTYCDNCGSVNCEEHTKTERLEDDSVCTGCAVTERFALETKYFYDEANLEAFREEYAAMPIHEKAMENVPLAVGSVLCALLAAFFVASSIGLV
- a CDS encoding nucleoside hydrolase, translated to MSRPVLIDTDPGCDDAVALLAALEHASLEVVGLTTVHGNAPVEDTTRNARAILEAVDRTDVPVARGADRPLLVDLETSEYVHGGGGLRGDLPDPGPATEPGDVHAARRIVEQARAHDGDLALATIGPLTNVALAHAMEPALPELLDELIVMGGAAFASGNVTPLAEANFHSDPHAARRVVRDCEPTIVGLDVTARAAVPPERVDGLERDGPLGRSLYEWLTYYDADRLERYGIESAAIHDALVIAELIDDGVLETRSYPMEVAADGDLARGALVVDENGVTGAAENGEVAIEADYERYRELMSASLERVLERIEAEP
- a CDS encoding sulfatase; the protein is MRNVVLVVLDTARATSTGPKTTPNLNRLAADGTHFDNAFATAPWTLPSHASMFTGTYPSEHGTHGGHTYLDDELRTLPESFADSGYETIGVSNNTWITEEFGFDRGFDDLRKGWQYIQSDADMGAVVRGEDLREKLQATRNRLFDGNPLVNAANILYSEALQPAGDDGADRSTTWITNWLDDRDDSRPFFLFCNFIEPHVEYDPPREYAERFLPDGASVDEALAIRQDPRAYDCEDYGLSERDFALLRGLYRAELAYVDEQLGRLRAALEDAGEWEDTLFVVCGDHGEHIGDHGFFGHQYNLYDTLINVPLVCHGGPFTDGGQREDLVQLLDLPATLLETAGIDDPELRAQWSSRSFHPASDDDPRDAVFAEYVAPQPSIDRLEARFDELPDRVYEYDRRLRAVRTREYKYVRGDDGYDRLHDVETDPLERDDIAAREPEQVRAMQRRLEERFDPLAEAGESGEVEMREGTKERLADLGYL
- a CDS encoding heavy metal translocating P-type ATPase codes for the protein MSETRTDRDRCRLCGTALEESPGEPVSAGADGPFCSTGCRDIAAELGAGEGGADGDPGFADEERTNADETLEDDRSTDLERSFFRIDGMHSAQCEAYLESVAEGRDGVADAAASYVTETVRVDHDSDRITAEALEDALSTTGYTAYRREEAAEDDDAASDESTTRRSREMQGVRKRRSENVLEVRYIVGIVFGSFLLVPYVTTFYPMYLAAFTDYWLFEQFAQQFDSGEVSLYAPLFMGMTGAILYLTGRPLLRGAYVSLKLREPSTHLLATLTIVAAYAAGGIAFVRGGPDLYFDLTILVAAIVMGAIFYEETVKRDALNRLTDLTISQVGTARVLESDGATREVPVADIAADDRLLVRAGERIPVDGRLAEGPCTVDEAVVTGESLPVSKTDGDPVIGGSVVTDGAAVVAVDDETTSSIDRLTRTVWNLQSADHGVQRRADALAGTALPIVVAAAVVAGLAAVVLDGTVFGVAAAVCLALIAASPWAFAFATPISIASSIRDALERGIVVFDESVFERLREIDVVVFDKTGTLTTGEMTVLEADAPEDLLRAAAAVERRASHPAATAIADAFGDSNDAAPDTRADGGVVDDATDSEESEDGAESRTVREFERHATGVEGIVDGRRVLVGHPDLFRERGWDLGDELADRIAEARAAGHLPVVVGREGRAEGLIVVGDEPRPEWAETVTALADEGVDVVVLTGDDGSAAASFREHSGVTRVFANVPPAGKTAAIRRLRAEGRVAMVGDGTNDAPALAAADLGLSLGGGTALAADAADLAIVEDDLAAVERAFALARAARRRVVRNLGLALGYNAIVIPVALAGLLNPVVTTGALTVTGLAIVGNSLRELVGDE